A window of Pirellula sp. SH-Sr6A contains these coding sequences:
- a CDS encoding GxxExxY protein, with protein MFKQEGYEVMGAAFEVYNELGYGMAEDVYQAALEVELGLRRIPFAAHAELNVFFKGHRLSPKYRPDLLVFGEIVVELKALKELCSDHEAQLFNYMRIARKKVGYLINFGKKRELEWKRFIVDDLHVRTKEVNWEH; from the coding sequence ATGTTCAAACAAGAGGGATACGAAGTGATGGGCGCGGCATTTGAAGTCTATAACGAACTTGGGTATGGAATGGCAGAAGATGTTTACCAGGCCGCACTCGAAGTTGAACTCGGCCTACGAAGAATTCCGTTCGCTGCTCATGCGGAGTTGAATGTCTTTTTTAAGGGGCATCGGCTTTCACCTAAATATCGACCTGATCTTTTGGTGTTCGGCGAGATTGTGGTTGAGTTAAAAGCTCTGAAGGAACTTTGCTCGGACCATGAAGCTCAGCTATTCAACTATATGCGGATCGCAAGAAAAAAGGTGGGATACCTGATCAACTTTGGCAAGAAGAGGGAGCTTGAATGGAAACGGTTCATCGTTGATGATCTGCATGTCAGGACGAAGGAAGTCAATTGGGAACACTAA
- a CDS encoding GNAT family N-acetyltransferase, with translation MMEIRQALPSDVETIAHYNIALCRETEGRELDPSTVTNGVRRFVTQPHRGRYFVAEIDGRVVGQAAHTFEWSDWRDGEIWWIQSVYVHPEFRGRGVFRALFEHIKKLGEADVDCCGIRLYMEQENKTARESYRHLGFSETGYVVFEHLWGQRARHIS, from the coding sequence ATGATGGAGATCAGACAGGCTTTACCTAGCGATGTGGAGACCATTGCCCATTACAACATTGCGCTTTGCCGGGAAACCGAAGGACGGGAGCTGGATCCTTCGACGGTAACCAACGGAGTGAGACGCTTCGTTACGCAACCCCATAGGGGAAGGTACTTTGTGGCTGAGATCGACGGTCGAGTCGTTGGGCAAGCCGCGCACACATTCGAATGGAGTGACTGGAGAGACGGTGAAATTTGGTGGATTCAGAGCGTCTATGTGCATCCCGAGTTTCGGGGCAGGGGCGTGTTCCGCGCTCTCTTTGAACACATAAAGAAGCTTGGCGAAGCGGATGTGGATTGCTGTGGCATCCGCCTCTACATGGAGCAAGAAAACAAAACCGCACGCGAAAGCTATCGACACCTCGGTTTTAGTGAAACGGGTTATGTGGTATTCGAGCATTTGTGGGGGCAGCGAGCGCGGCACATAAGC